A single genomic interval of Mucilaginibacter boryungensis harbors:
- a CDS encoding hybrid sensor histidine kinase/response regulator transcription factor translates to MKKCFYRLLLLFCLYSSNLFCQDFIFRKITADNGLSHNTVYTIIQDQKGLMWFGTREGLNRYDSYTVKNYYIKSARPGSSANRISCLLNLKNNIYIGTDNGLYIYDPVQDKVVPMRGIKGHFSVLCITNINSTIYIGTSSGFYRIGSNGNIHLLAANGKLVTAVNPVAGSNFLLAAGNRIAIIDTTGKVLETIKQGDINALKRTDFTIFNIYHEKQADWLCTNYGLFYLDEDTKKLSKVKFTDEESTESNTVRAITRGHDGKYMIGTENGLYEYDPTLKKSVNYQQSFDNNPKRLNDKAIYSACTAKDGSVWLGTYFGGVNYTPSVSYGFKSILANEKDGHLNGKAVSQMMEDGKHNIWIGTEDGGIAIYQPKIKSFTNINRHSSPFYLDINNVHAIYNDHAGSIWAGTFLGGLHRFDQTNGKTTIYTMRPNDTTSLSNDQVYAVYRDSKGILWVGTQHGLNIFDYQTNRFHLFKPQLFAAEFIYDMIEDNNGAIWFCTRWDGLLRYDPGTDKVVHYTSTGRPGSIPSNQVISVYKDSNQALWFGTLDGGVCVYDKGKFKTYDTQNGLPNNNVYGILEDARHNIWLSTNRGLACYNRNTQKFTNYDNRYGLPSNQFNFKSYLKTSDGTLYFGTIHGLCYFNPLAIKPVQQKVPILFTSFQLFNKTIEPAEHSLLSRQIDDVGSIDLAYTQNVFSISYAALNYSNVRGNNYAYYLEGFEKKWNYVNDKNFATYTSLSPGKYIFHLKALDVSGNPVSKERTLIINVAPPFYLSKMAFVLYFLLLCLAAWLYTRFVNFLHVKKLEVQLERMEKEKTTALTQHRLNFFTFISHEFKTPLTLIIASVEKFIEDHEHSLKKNAELVIIKSNAARLFKMIQQLMEFRTIETDHSAIKLSKNDLVKFVNDRAVSFKTLANNKGLELIYSSSTDHYQCYFDAEKVEKIIFNILSNALKNTAEGKIIVDLAFELKTGEEANALITITDTGKGMSKKELEHIFQTFYKGIDNDGGSGVGMALVKSLVTYLNGEINIKSEIGHGTQVLIKLPVTEKTGNGKETTTEGHLPEAAEINYPSVPAEIGQDKFAHTLLIVEDNKELLIFLSKHLARHYHIVAASNGQSGFNRVIKHPPDLIISDIKMPRMDGIEFCKKIKSDAKYRHIPVILLSDNTHDNIKLDGLDVGADAYLAKPFNLKELELLISNMIKSRVMLREQLLDMSKFGLDKLPRNNKDQEFLANLGIVLEKYFADPQFTVEQMADELHISRTLLHLNLKKILDKSANHLLNEYRLKKAVLMLEKQLPINEVAYYCGYSDPNYFSRIFKKHYQISPGAFRENAGRNQSPNNLA, encoded by the coding sequence ATGAAAAAGTGCTTTTATCGGCTTTTACTGCTGTTTTGTTTATACAGTAGCAATTTATTTTGTCAGGATTTCATCTTTAGAAAAATAACTGCAGATAATGGACTTTCGCACAACACGGTATATACTATTATACAAGACCAAAAAGGCCTTATGTGGTTTGGTACCCGGGAGGGCTTGAACCGTTATGATAGTTATACGGTAAAAAACTATTATATAAAAAGCGCGCGGCCAGGTAGTTCGGCAAACCGGATAAGCTGTCTGCTCAACTTAAAAAACAATATTTATATCGGTACCGATAATGGCTTGTATATATATGACCCGGTACAGGATAAAGTTGTGCCAATGCGGGGGATAAAAGGTCATTTTTCAGTGCTTTGTATCACCAATATCAATTCAACAATATATATAGGTACATCTTCCGGTTTTTACAGGATTGGTTCAAATGGCAACATACATTTACTTGCTGCTAATGGCAAACTGGTTACTGCGGTTAATCCTGTAGCCGGCAGTAATTTTTTACTAGCCGCCGGTAATAGGATTGCGATTATTGATACGACCGGAAAGGTTTTAGAAACAATTAAACAGGGCGACATCAATGCACTAAAACGAACAGATTTTACAATTTTCAATATTTATCACGAAAAACAAGCAGACTGGTTGTGCACTAACTACGGGTTATTTTATCTTGATGAAGACACAAAAAAGTTATCTAAAGTTAAATTTACAGATGAGGAGAGTACAGAAAGCAATACCGTAAGAGCAATTACCCGTGGCCACGACGGCAAATATATGATTGGTACGGAAAACGGCTTATATGAATATGACCCCACACTAAAAAAATCTGTCAATTACCAGCAATCTTTCGATAATAACCCCAAACGGCTAAATGATAAAGCTATCTACTCGGCTTGTACAGCAAAAGATGGGTCTGTTTGGTTAGGGACTTATTTTGGCGGTGTAAATTACACCCCATCGGTTAGTTATGGTTTTAAAAGCATCCTGGCTAATGAAAAAGACGGCCACCTTAATGGTAAAGCTGTAAGCCAGATGATGGAGGATGGCAAGCATAACATCTGGATAGGTACAGAAGACGGCGGCATAGCTATCTACCAGCCAAAAATTAAATCATTTACCAATATTAACAGGCATAGCAGCCCGTTTTACCTCGATATTAATAATGTTCACGCCATTTATAATGATCATGCCGGAAGTATCTGGGCCGGTACATTTTTGGGCGGACTGCATCGCTTTGACCAGACAAATGGCAAAACGACTATTTATACCATGCGCCCTAACGACACCACAAGCTTGTCCAACGACCAGGTTTATGCGGTTTATCGAGATAGCAAAGGCATACTGTGGGTAGGTACGCAACACGGCCTGAATATTTTTGATTATCAAACCAACCGGTTTCATCTGTTTAAACCCCAGCTATTTGCCGCCGAGTTTATTTATGATATGATAGAAGATAATAACGGAGCTATTTGGTTTTGCACCCGTTGGGATGGTTTGCTGCGTTATGACCCAGGTACAGATAAAGTGGTTCATTATACCTCCACTGGCCGGCCAGGTAGTATACCAAGCAACCAGGTAATTAGTGTTTATAAAGACAGTAATCAGGCATTGTGGTTTGGTACGCTTGACGGTGGCGTATGTGTTTACGATAAAGGTAAATTCAAAACTTACGATACCCAAAATGGTCTGCCTAACAACAATGTGTATGGCATATTGGAAGATGCCCGGCATAATATATGGCTCTCTACCAACCGTGGCTTAGCCTGCTATAACCGCAACACACAAAAATTCACTAATTATGATAATCGTTATGGCCTGCCAAGTAACCAGTTCAACTTTAAATCGTACCTGAAAACCAGCGATGGCACGCTATATTTCGGCACCATACACGGACTTTGTTATTTCAACCCGCTTGCTATAAAACCTGTACAACAAAAAGTACCTATTCTTTTTACTTCTTTTCAGTTATTCAATAAAACAATCGAGCCTGCTGAACATAGCCTGCTGTCGCGGCAAATAGATGATGTTGGATCAATTGACCTGGCTTACACGCAAAACGTATTCAGTATTAGTTATGCCGCCTTAAACTACAGCAACGTTCGTGGTAATAATTATGCCTACTACCTTGAAGGATTTGAAAAAAAATGGAATTATGTTAACGACAAGAATTTTGCAACATATACCAGCTTATCACCAGGAAAATATATATTTCATTTAAAGGCCCTTGATGTTTCAGGCAACCCGGTAAGTAAAGAGCGTACGCTAATTATTAATGTAGCCCCTCCCTTTTACCTGAGTAAAATGGCATTTGTGCTGTATTTTTTACTGCTTTGCCTGGCAGCTTGGTTATACACCCGCTTTGTAAATTTTTTGCATGTTAAAAAGCTGGAGGTACAATTAGAGCGCATGGAAAAAGAGAAAACTACTGCACTAACACAACACCGTCTTAATTTTTTCACCTTTATTTCTCATGAATTTAAAACGCCACTCACCCTCATCATTGCATCGGTAGAGAAATTTATAGAAGATCATGAACATAGCCTGAAAAAAAATGCCGAGCTGGTTATTATTAAAAGTAATGCTGCCCGCCTTTTTAAAATGATTCAGCAATTGATGGAATTTAGGACGATCGAAACAGATCATTCGGCCATTAAACTATCAAAAAACGATTTGGTGAAATTTGTAAATGATCGGGCTGTTTCTTTTAAAACGCTTGCAAATAATAAAGGCCTGGAGCTGATATATTCATCATCTACTGATCATTATCAATGCTATTTCGATGCAGAAAAAGTAGAGAAAATCATTTTCAATATTTTATCGAACGCGTTAAAAAACACAGCCGAAGGAAAAATAATTGTCGACCTGGCTTTCGAACTGAAGACAGGAGAGGAAGCTAATGCGTTGATCACCATTACCGATACGGGCAAAGGTATGTCAAAAAAAGAGCTTGAGCATATATTCCAAACTTTTTACAAGGGCATTGATAATGATGGGGGCAGCGGTGTGGGTATGGCTTTAGTAAAAAGTTTAGTTACTTATTTAAATGGCGAGATCAACATTAAAAGCGAAATAGGTCATGGCACACAAGTACTGATTAAGCTGCCGGTTACTGAAAAAACAGGCAACGGTAAAGAAACAACTACGGAAGGGCATTTACCTGAAGCTGCCGAAATAAATTACCCATCTGTACCTGCTGAAATTGGACAAGACAAATTTGCACATACCTTATTAATTGTTGAAGATAATAAGGAATTACTGATATTTTTATCAAAGCACCTGGCCCGGCATTATCATATTGTGGCAGCATCAAACGGACAATCGGGATTTAACCGGGTTATTAAACACCCACCCGATCTGATAATAAGTGATATTAAAATGCCCCGGATGGATGGCATTGAATTCTGTAAAAAGATAAAGAGTGATGCCAAGTACCGCCACATCCCGGTGATTCTGTTATCAGACAATACACATGACAACATTAAATTAGATGGCCTTGATGTGGGGGCAGATGCCTACCTGGCCAAACCGTTTAATTTGAAGGAATTGGAATTACTCATCTCCAATATGATCAAATCGCGTGTGATGCTGCGTGAACAATTGCTGGATATGAGTAAATTTGGACTTGATAAGCTGCCCCGCAACAATAAAGACCAGGAGTTTTTAGCCAATTTAGGTATAGTGCTGGAAAAATATTTTGCAGATCCCCAGTTTACAGTTGAACAAATGGCCGACGAACTGCATATCAGCCGCACACTCCTGCACCTTAATCTCAAAAAAATACTGGATAAAAGCGCTAATCATTTGTTAAACGAATACCGCCTAAAAAAAGCTGTTTTAATGCTGGAAAAACAATTGCCAATTAACGAAGTGGCTTATTATTGCGGCTACAGCGATCCAAACTATTTTAGCCGGATATTTAAAAAGCACTACCAGATAAGTCCCGGTGCTTTTCGCGAAAACGCCGGGCGTAACCAGTCGCCAAATAACTTAGCTTAA